In a genomic window of Labeo rohita strain BAU-BD-2019 chromosome 20, IGBB_LRoh.1.0, whole genome shotgun sequence:
- the nek1 gene encoding serine/threonine-protein kinase Nek1 isoform X4, which produces MDKYERLKKIGEGSFGKAILVKSRTDGRQYVIKEIGISRMSNKERQESRKEVAVLANMSHPNIVQYKESFEESGCLYIVMDYCEGGDLFKKINNQRGTLFPEEQILDWFVQICLALKHVHDRKILHRDIKSQNIFLTKDGTIQLGDFGIARVLNSTVELARTCIGTPYYLSPEICENKPYNNKSDIWALGCVLYEMCTLKHAFEAGNMKNLVLKIIRGSYPPVSVHYSQDLRFLLAQLFKRNPRERPSVSAILDKPFLARRIHKFLSPQIIAQEFNHSLHLNQPKMSVAQGAPAKRPAPGPIPISPAQKITKPAAKYGVPLTVRRPSDAIRKVPDAAKKPVKLKQEGVRKKRMEMMERERKQREQMLLLKAAQMKRFEREKLNRINRAREQGWRHVLSSSGGSSPERKYYGGGGGGGSIGAPHSHGIGPSPVPGPTPIPTPAPVSALAPTRAAYDHVHPAAEKPSKPTPKDVAGEGAKSSVDSSSTATDSGSLNGHACIPVKDAVRKEPRKASLQNEQTARNDYANRFRGQLAAERAKQVEEFLQRKREAMLNKVRAEGQLGARQNLAAIFASWTNSSRCRRPQVNKEEEEYLARLRQIRLQNFNERQQIKARLRGEKYDSDGSDSQESCEEAAVLRRKKIEALKAQSKARAAVLKEQLEKKRREAYEREKKAWEDHQLVARGVKVAVGAVGGAPSPAVPATQPSDSTPQEDASKATPSSRPTTPAISMTAALKDVGAISSGQSSPMKEDSLKAETPGGQSDKKEILRRLNQKVQTTEEDAVKDATPGSSASCPTPQQIQPSIIEERPPTAGDRKKWEAVAPPILSVAEQTLEETCATLAVSQVASPETNEPPGGDRKKWQTDGAPLLSVAQQTLEETSFTTAGQLTEKTAGEVIRMDAWQGEGLRKAWGRSPDSEVLKVLEQAELQSFTQKLDTASTCDHTLTESLNLIEESSDVTHETKQVPLPQPCQPAIGLAKQEVTCQETVPITGEVQSQELIPPTQEEIQKTQSGESEEEVVDDMESVVLDEASQQTSKPPPADVMQAWTNDTPVSQPAEGRVIQAECTEITQREEKQPEPAVEESLFVKLSSSPAHRRTVALAVLSAQSSLEDSSSVASRSRSVSPLRSQRHDDALLIGLSTGLFDANNPKMLRTCSLPDLSKVFSDSAEPESAVAPDNNLEIEDLEDKADEQSEPEDVYEDDDLRELRASMERLLQEQRSDDENDEEEDDGGGSNGSPADEEAAGLNGLASVGDDKRSPEEECFNGMAEEDDDVSHGEDEPGGPVTNGMEVEEDEEQNSSEGQLNEEWHSDDSEEEDDEDLEQQDSIFSRLEELRFHLEQAMGFENFIQAYNKIKAIHEDEDENIAMGSSMVENILGTEHQHLYPKILNLVMADGAYQEDNDE; this is translated from the exons ATGGATAAATATGAGAGATTGAAGAAGATTGGGGAGGGATCCTTTGGGAAAGCCATCCTGGTCAAGTCAAGGACAGATGGCCGACAATATGTTATCAAGGAGATTGGCATCTCCAGG ATGTCAAACAAAGAAAGGCAAGAATCGCGTAAAGAGGTGGCAGTTCTGGCTAATATGAGCCATCCAAACATTGTCCAGTACAAGGAATCCTTTGAAG AGAGTGGTTGTTTGTACATAGTAATGGACTACTGTGAGGGAGGAGACCTGTTTAAGAAGATCAATAATCAGAGAGGGACTCTATTCCCTGAAGAACAG ATTCTTGACTGGTTTGTGCAGATCTGCCTGGCTCTGAAACACGTACATGACCGCAAAATCCTACACAGGGACATCAAATCACAG aATATTTTTCTGACCAAAGATGGTACCATACAGTTGGGTGACTTTGGAATCGCTAGAGTTCTGAACAG CACCGTGGAGTTGGCGCGGACATGTATTGGCACACCTTACTACCTGTCACCAGAGATATGTGAAAATAAACCATACAACAACAAGAG TGATATCTGGGCCCTGGGATGTGTCCTATATGAAATGTGCACGCTTAAGCATGCA TTTGAGGCCGGAAACATGAAGAACCTGGTGTTGAAAATCATCCGTGGTTCGTACCCGCCTGTTTCCGTGCATTATTCCCAAGACTTGCGCTTTCTTCTGGCCCAGCTGTTCAAGCGCAACCCCCGAGAGAGACCCTCCGTCTCAGCCATTTTGGACAAGCCTTTTCTTGCTCGCAGGATTCACAAGTTTCTCAGTCCTCAG ATTATTGCTCAGGAATTCAACCACTCACTTCACCTTAATCAGCCTAAAATGAGTGTGGCCCAGGGTGCACCAG CCAAACGCCCTGCCCCAGGCCCCATCCCCATCTCCCCAGCTCAGAAAATCACAAAGCCAGCAGCCAAATATGGAGTGCCTTTAACAGTCCGAAGACCGTCTGATGCAATCAGAAAGGTCCCAGATGCAGCAAAGAAACCAGTCAAACTCAAGCAG GAAGGAGTGAGGAAGAAACGGATGGAGATGATGGAGAGGGAAAGAAAGCAAAGAGAACAG ATGTTGTTACTGAAGGCTGCTCAGATGAAGAGATTTGAGAGGGAAAAG CTGAACCGAATCAACCGGGCTCGGGAGCAGGGCTGGAGACATGTGCTCAGTTCTAGTGGAGGCAGCAGTCCTGAGCGAAAG TATTATGGAGGTGGTGGCGGCGGGGGCAGTATCGGAGCACCACATTCCCATGGAATAGGCCCATCACCTGTGCCTGGCCCCACCCCTATTCCTACTCCTGCTCCTGTTTCTGCTTTAGCTCCAACCAGAGCTGCATATGACCATGTCCACCCAGCAGCTGAAAAACCATCCAAACCTACACCTAAAGATGTTGCTGGAGAAGGAGCCAAGTCTTCAGTGGACAGTAGCAG cACTGCTACAGACTCAGGGTCGCTGAATGGTCATGCCTGCATTCCTGTTAAGGATGCTGTCAGGAAAGAACCACGCAAAGCAAGTCTCCAAAACGAGCAGACTGCGAGGAACGACTATGCCAATAG GTTTCGAGGTCAGCTAGCGGCAGAGAGGGCTAAGCAGGTGGAAGAGTTTCTACAGCGGAAAAGAGAAGCCATGCTGAATAAAGTCCGTGCGGAAGGACAGCTG GGGGCCCGGCAAAACCTGGCCGCCATCTTTGCAAGCTGGACAAACTCCTCCCGATGCAGGAGACCCCAAGTCAACAAAGAGGAGGAG GAGTACTTGGCGAGATTACGACAGATCCGACTACAGAACTTTAATGAACGCCAGCAGATCAAAGCACGCCTCAGAGGAGAGAAG TATGATAGTGATGGCTCAGACAGTCAGGAGTCCTGTGAAGAGGCAGCAGTCCTCAGGAGGAAGAAGATTGAGGCTTTGAAg GCCCAGTCAAAGGCTCGTGCTGCTGTACTTAAAGAACAgctggaaaagaaaagaagagaagcatatgagagagagaagaaagcaTGGGAGGATCAT CAGCTTGTTGCACGAGGAGTAAAGGTTGCTGTTGGAGCTGTGGGTGGAGCTCCATCTCCTGCAGTCCCTGCCACTCAGCCATCTGACTCCACCCCTCAGGAAGATGCTTCCAAAGCCACACCCTCCTCTAGACCCACCACTCCAGCCATCTCCATGACTGCTGCTCTGAAGGATGTGGGAGCG ATTTCATCAGGACAGAGTTCTCCTATGAAAGAGGACTCCCTTAAAGCAGAAACACCAGGTGGACAG aGTGACAAGAAGGAGATTCTTCGCAGACTAAATCAGAAGGTCCAGACCACTGAGGAAGATGCTGTGAAAGATGCCACACCTGGCAGCAGTGCATCATGCCCAACTCCTCAACAGATCCAGCCTTCCATCATAGAGGAAAGACCTCCTACAGCTGGTGATAGAAAGAAATGGGAAGCTGTAGCTCCACCCATATTGTCTGTAGCTGAACAAACTCTGGAGGAGACCTGTGCAACTCTAGCAG TTTCTCAGGTGGCATCTCCAGAGACAAATGAACCCCCTGGTGGAGACAGGAAGAAGTGGCAGACTGATGGTGCCCCTCTTCTGTCTGTGGCTCAGCAGACTCTGGAAGAAACCAGCTTTACAACAGCAGGTCAGCTAACAG aaaaaacaGCAGGTGAAGTCATTCGCATGGATGCTTGGCAGGGGGAGGGGCTAAGGAAGGCTTGGGGGCGGAGTCCAGACTCAGAGGTTCTGAAGGTGTTGGAACAGGCAGAGCTCCAGTCCTTTACCCAGAAACTAGATACCGCCAGCACCTGTGACCACACACTTACTG aAAGCCTTAATCTCATTGAAGAGTCTTCAGATGTCACTCATGAAACCAAACAAGTGCCTCTTCCTCAGCCGTGCCAGCCTGCCATTGGCCTTGCCAAACAAGAAGTGACATGTCAGGAGACAGTGCCAATCACAGGAGAAGTTCAAAGTCAGGAACTAATCCCACCAACACAAGAGGAGATACAAAAGACTCAGTCTGGAGAAAGTGAGGAAGAGG TGGTGGATGATATGGAGTCAGTAGTTCTGGATGAAGCCTCTCAGCAAACCTCAAAGCCGCCCCCAGCAGATGTAATGCAAGCATGGACAAATGACACTCCAGTGTCTCA gcCAGCAGAGGGCAGAGTAATACAAGCAGAGTGCACAGAGATAACGCAAAGAGAAGAGAAACAGCCTGAACCTGCAG tagaAGAGTCTCTGTTTGTGAAGCTAAGCAGTAGTCCAGCTCACAGACGTACAGTAGCCTTGGCCGTCCTGTCTGCTCAGTCCTCATTGGAAGACTCTTCCTCCGTCGCCTCGCGTTCCCGCTCTGTCTCTCCACTGCGCTCCCAACGGCATGACGACGCACTTCTCATCGGGCTCTCCACTGGCCTCTTTGATGCAAACAACCCAAAG ATGCTGAGGACGTGCTCCTTACCAGATCTCAGTAAAGTTTTCAGTGATTCTGCAGAACCTGAAAGTGCAGTCGCTCCTGACAACAACCTGGAGATTGAAGATCTTGAGGATAAAGCGGATGAGCAGTCTGAACCCGAGGA TGTGTATGAGGATGACGATTTGAGGGAGCTCAGAGCATCTATGGAGAGGCTCCTCCAGGAGCAGCGCAGTGATGATGAAAAtgatgaggaggaggatgacGGTGGTGGATCCAACGGCAGCCCCGCTGATGAAGAAGCAGCTGGTCTTAATGGGCTGGCTAGTGTTGGTGATGACAAACGCAGTCCAGAGGAGGAGTGTTTTAATGGAATGGCTGAGGAAGATGATGATGTTAGCCATGGTGAAGACGAGCCAGGAGGGCCAGTTACTAACGGAATGGAGGTTGAAGAGGATGAAGAGCAGAACAGCAGTGAAGGCCAGCTCAATGAGGAGTGGCATTCTG
- the nek1 gene encoding serine/threonine-protein kinase Nek1 isoform X3, with amino-acid sequence MDKYERLKKIGEGSFGKAILVKSRTDGRQYVIKEIGISRMSNKERQESRKEVAVLANMSHPNIVQYKESFEESGCLYIVMDYCEGGDLFKKINNQRGTLFPEEQILDWFVQICLALKHVHDRKILHRDIKSQNIFLTKDGTIQLGDFGIARVLNSTVELARTCIGTPYYLSPEICENKPYNNKSDIWALGCVLYEMCTLKHAFEAGNMKNLVLKIIRGSYPPVSVHYSQDLRFLLAQLFKRNPRERPSVSAILDKPFLARRIHKFLSPQIIAQEFNHSLHLNQPKMSVAQGAPAKRPAPGPIPISPAQKITKPAAKYGVPLTVRRPSDAIRKVPDAAKKPVKLKQAPPPAAAQRRVSRVEEERRKHEEGVRKKRMEMMERERKQREQMLLLKAAQMKRFEREKLNRINRAREQGWRHVLSSSGGSSPERKYYGGGGGGGSIGAPHSHGIGPSPVPGPTPIPTPAPVSALAPTRAAYDHVHPAAEKPSKPTPKDVAGEGAKSSVDSSSTATDSGSLNGHACIPVKDAVRKEPRKASLQNEQTARNDYANRFRGQLAAERAKQVEEFLQRKREAMLNKVRAEGQLGARQNLAAIFASWTNSSRCRRPQVNKEEEEYLARLRQIRLQNFNERQQIKARLRGEKYDSDGSDSQESCEEAAVLRRKKIEALKAQSKARAAVLKEQLEKKRREAYEREKKAWEDHQLVARGVKVAVGAVGGAPSPAVPATQPSDSTPQEDASKATPSSRPTTPAISMTAALKDVGAISSGQSSPMKEDSLKAETPGGQSDKKEILRRLNQKVQTTEEDAVKDATPGSSASCPTPQQIQPSIIEERPPTAGDRKKWEAVAPPILSVAEQTLEETCATLAVSQVASPETNEPPGGDRKKWQTDGAPLLSVAQQTLEETSFTTAGQLTEKTAGEVIRMDAWQGEGLRKAWGRSPDSEVLKVLEQAELQSFTQKLDTASTCDHTLTESLNLIEESSDVTHETKQVPLPQPCQPAIGLAKQEVTCQETVPITGEVQSQELIPPTQEEIQKTQSGESEEEVVDDMESVVLDEASQQTSKPPPADVMQAWTNDTPVSQPAEGRVIQAECTEITQREEKQPEPAEESLFVKLSSSPAHRRTVALAVLSAQSSLEDSSSVASRSRSVSPLRSQRHDDALLIGLSTGLFDANNPKMLRTCSLPDLSKVFSDSAEPESAVAPDNNLEIEDLEDKADEQSEPEDVYEDDDLRELRASMERLLQEQRSDDENDEEEDDGGGSNGSPADEEAAGLNGLASVGDDKRSPEEECFNGMAEEDDDVSHGEDEPGGPVTNGMEVEEDEEQNSSEGQLNEEWHSDDSEEEDDEDLEQQDSIFSRLEELRFHLEQAMGFENFIQAYNKIKAIHEDEDENIAMGSSMVENILGTEHQHLYPKILNLVMADGAYQEDNDE; translated from the exons ATGGATAAATATGAGAGATTGAAGAAGATTGGGGAGGGATCCTTTGGGAAAGCCATCCTGGTCAAGTCAAGGACAGATGGCCGACAATATGTTATCAAGGAGATTGGCATCTCCAGG ATGTCAAACAAAGAAAGGCAAGAATCGCGTAAAGAGGTGGCAGTTCTGGCTAATATGAGCCATCCAAACATTGTCCAGTACAAGGAATCCTTTGAAG AGAGTGGTTGTTTGTACATAGTAATGGACTACTGTGAGGGAGGAGACCTGTTTAAGAAGATCAATAATCAGAGAGGGACTCTATTCCCTGAAGAACAG ATTCTTGACTGGTTTGTGCAGATCTGCCTGGCTCTGAAACACGTACATGACCGCAAAATCCTACACAGGGACATCAAATCACAG aATATTTTTCTGACCAAAGATGGTACCATACAGTTGGGTGACTTTGGAATCGCTAGAGTTCTGAACAG CACCGTGGAGTTGGCGCGGACATGTATTGGCACACCTTACTACCTGTCACCAGAGATATGTGAAAATAAACCATACAACAACAAGAG TGATATCTGGGCCCTGGGATGTGTCCTATATGAAATGTGCACGCTTAAGCATGCA TTTGAGGCCGGAAACATGAAGAACCTGGTGTTGAAAATCATCCGTGGTTCGTACCCGCCTGTTTCCGTGCATTATTCCCAAGACTTGCGCTTTCTTCTGGCCCAGCTGTTCAAGCGCAACCCCCGAGAGAGACCCTCCGTCTCAGCCATTTTGGACAAGCCTTTTCTTGCTCGCAGGATTCACAAGTTTCTCAGTCCTCAG ATTATTGCTCAGGAATTCAACCACTCACTTCACCTTAATCAGCCTAAAATGAGTGTGGCCCAGGGTGCACCAG CCAAACGCCCTGCCCCAGGCCCCATCCCCATCTCCCCAGCTCAGAAAATCACAAAGCCAGCAGCCAAATATGGAGTGCCTTTAACAGTCCGAAGACCGTCTGATGCAATCAGAAAGGTCCCAGATGCAGCAAAGAAACCAGTCAAACTCAAGCAG GCTCCCCCTCCTGCAGCAGCTCAGAGGAGAGTGAGTCGAGTGGAGGAGGAGAGGAGGAAGCATGAG GAAGGAGTGAGGAAGAAACGGATGGAGATGATGGAGAGGGAAAGAAAGCAAAGAGAACAG ATGTTGTTACTGAAGGCTGCTCAGATGAAGAGATTTGAGAGGGAAAAG CTGAACCGAATCAACCGGGCTCGGGAGCAGGGCTGGAGACATGTGCTCAGTTCTAGTGGAGGCAGCAGTCCTGAGCGAAAG TATTATGGAGGTGGTGGCGGCGGGGGCAGTATCGGAGCACCACATTCCCATGGAATAGGCCCATCACCTGTGCCTGGCCCCACCCCTATTCCTACTCCTGCTCCTGTTTCTGCTTTAGCTCCAACCAGAGCTGCATATGACCATGTCCACCCAGCAGCTGAAAAACCATCCAAACCTACACCTAAAGATGTTGCTGGAGAAGGAGCCAAGTCTTCAGTGGACAGTAGCAG cACTGCTACAGACTCAGGGTCGCTGAATGGTCATGCCTGCATTCCTGTTAAGGATGCTGTCAGGAAAGAACCACGCAAAGCAAGTCTCCAAAACGAGCAGACTGCGAGGAACGACTATGCCAATAG GTTTCGAGGTCAGCTAGCGGCAGAGAGGGCTAAGCAGGTGGAAGAGTTTCTACAGCGGAAAAGAGAAGCCATGCTGAATAAAGTCCGTGCGGAAGGACAGCTG GGGGCCCGGCAAAACCTGGCCGCCATCTTTGCAAGCTGGACAAACTCCTCCCGATGCAGGAGACCCCAAGTCAACAAAGAGGAGGAG GAGTACTTGGCGAGATTACGACAGATCCGACTACAGAACTTTAATGAACGCCAGCAGATCAAAGCACGCCTCAGAGGAGAGAAG TATGATAGTGATGGCTCAGACAGTCAGGAGTCCTGTGAAGAGGCAGCAGTCCTCAGGAGGAAGAAGATTGAGGCTTTGAAg GCCCAGTCAAAGGCTCGTGCTGCTGTACTTAAAGAACAgctggaaaagaaaagaagagaagcatatgagagagagaagaaagcaTGGGAGGATCAT CAGCTTGTTGCACGAGGAGTAAAGGTTGCTGTTGGAGCTGTGGGTGGAGCTCCATCTCCTGCAGTCCCTGCCACTCAGCCATCTGACTCCACCCCTCAGGAAGATGCTTCCAAAGCCACACCCTCCTCTAGACCCACCACTCCAGCCATCTCCATGACTGCTGCTCTGAAGGATGTGGGAGCG ATTTCATCAGGACAGAGTTCTCCTATGAAAGAGGACTCCCTTAAAGCAGAAACACCAGGTGGACAG aGTGACAAGAAGGAGATTCTTCGCAGACTAAATCAGAAGGTCCAGACCACTGAGGAAGATGCTGTGAAAGATGCCACACCTGGCAGCAGTGCATCATGCCCAACTCCTCAACAGATCCAGCCTTCCATCATAGAGGAAAGACCTCCTACAGCTGGTGATAGAAAGAAATGGGAAGCTGTAGCTCCACCCATATTGTCTGTAGCTGAACAAACTCTGGAGGAGACCTGTGCAACTCTAGCAG TTTCTCAGGTGGCATCTCCAGAGACAAATGAACCCCCTGGTGGAGACAGGAAGAAGTGGCAGACTGATGGTGCCCCTCTTCTGTCTGTGGCTCAGCAGACTCTGGAAGAAACCAGCTTTACAACAGCAGGTCAGCTAACAG aaaaaacaGCAGGTGAAGTCATTCGCATGGATGCTTGGCAGGGGGAGGGGCTAAGGAAGGCTTGGGGGCGGAGTCCAGACTCAGAGGTTCTGAAGGTGTTGGAACAGGCAGAGCTCCAGTCCTTTACCCAGAAACTAGATACCGCCAGCACCTGTGACCACACACTTACTG aAAGCCTTAATCTCATTGAAGAGTCTTCAGATGTCACTCATGAAACCAAACAAGTGCCTCTTCCTCAGCCGTGCCAGCCTGCCATTGGCCTTGCCAAACAAGAAGTGACATGTCAGGAGACAGTGCCAATCACAGGAGAAGTTCAAAGTCAGGAACTAATCCCACCAACACAAGAGGAGATACAAAAGACTCAGTCTGGAGAAAGTGAGGAAGAGG TGGTGGATGATATGGAGTCAGTAGTTCTGGATGAAGCCTCTCAGCAAACCTCAAAGCCGCCCCCAGCAGATGTAATGCAAGCATGGACAAATGACACTCCAGTGTCTCA gcCAGCAGAGGGCAGAGTAATACAAGCAGAGTGCACAGAGATAACGCAAAGAGAAGAGAAACAGCCTGAACCTGCAG aAGAGTCTCTGTTTGTGAAGCTAAGCAGTAGTCCAGCTCACAGACGTACAGTAGCCTTGGCCGTCCTGTCTGCTCAGTCCTCATTGGAAGACTCTTCCTCCGTCGCCTCGCGTTCCCGCTCTGTCTCTCCACTGCGCTCCCAACGGCATGACGACGCACTTCTCATCGGGCTCTCCACTGGCCTCTTTGATGCAAACAACCCAAAG ATGCTGAGGACGTGCTCCTTACCAGATCTCAGTAAAGTTTTCAGTGATTCTGCAGAACCTGAAAGTGCAGTCGCTCCTGACAACAACCTGGAGATTGAAGATCTTGAGGATAAAGCGGATGAGCAGTCTGAACCCGAGGA TGTGTATGAGGATGACGATTTGAGGGAGCTCAGAGCATCTATGGAGAGGCTCCTCCAGGAGCAGCGCAGTGATGATGAAAAtgatgaggaggaggatgacGGTGGTGGATCCAACGGCAGCCCCGCTGATGAAGAAGCAGCTGGTCTTAATGGGCTGGCTAGTGTTGGTGATGACAAACGCAGTCCAGAGGAGGAGTGTTTTAATGGAATGGCTGAGGAAGATGATGATGTTAGCCATGGTGAAGACGAGCCAGGAGGGCCAGTTACTAACGGAATGGAGGTTGAAGAGGATGAAGAGCAGAACAGCAGTGAAGGCCAGCTCAATGAGGAGTGGCATTCTG